A stretch of DNA from Gimesia chilikensis:
TTGACAATCTTGATGTTTGTTCGACCTTCCTGTGAAACATAGACCATTCTTACTGAAGTTTAAAAGCCAGCTTTATGTCGTTATCGGTTATCGTCATTGTTAAAAACGAAGAATCTACGATTCGCGAGTGCCTGGCGTCGGTTGCCTGGGCAGATGAAATCATCGTTCTGGATTCCGGCAGTACCGACCAGACGGTCGCCATCTGCAAGGAATACACAGAGCACGTTTACGAAACCGACTGGCCCGGCTTTGGACCTCAGAAAAACCGCGCACTCGAATACGCCTCGAATGAGTGGGTCCTGTCGATCGATGCTGACGAACGAATCTCTTACGACCTGCAGACCGAAATCAAACGCGTCATCCAGATGCCCAAACGCTACGATGCCTATTCCATGCCCCGCCGATCCAACTACTGCGGGCGATACATGAAGCATAGTGGCTGGTGGCCCGATCATGTGGTGCGCCTCTTTCGCCGGGGCAAAGCCGAATTCAGCGACGACCTGGTCCATGAGCGGATTGTCGTGCAGGGCAGGGTGGGCAAACTCAAGGAACCCATCATTCACGAATCTCTGCTCACGCTGGAACAGATTCTGAATACGATGAATTCCTATTCTACCGCGGGTGCGAAAATGATGGCAGAAGAACAGCAGCAGGCCAGCCTGTGCAAGGCCATCTGTCACGGCACGTGGACCTTTATCCGCACCTACTTTCTGCGGGCCGGTTTTCTGGACGGGAAAGAAGGTTTCATGCTGGCGATATCCAACGCGGAAGGCACCTACTATCGGTACCTGAAGCTGATGGTTCTCAACCGGGAAAAACAGGAAGAGCTCTGAAATTCCATGGCCGGACTTGCTGTCGTCATTACCACCTACAACTGGCCCACTGCCCTGGAGGCAGTGCTGGCAGGTTATCTGAGTCAGCAGCGTGCGCCGGATGAACTGCTCATCGCCGACGACGGTTCCCGGGACGAAACCCGAACGGTCATCGAAGCATTCCAGGCGACAGCACCGTTCACCGTCAAACACATCTGGCACCCCGATGAAGGCTTCCGCGCAGGAGCAATCCGGAATCGGGCCATCGAAGCTGCCGAGGCCGACTACATCGTCTTCACCGACGGGGACTGCATTCCCGCTCCCTGGTTCCTGGCCCAACACGAACAGCTCGCGGAAGCTGGCTGGTTTCTGTCGGGGAACCGGGTACTGCTGTCAGAATCATTTTCAAAACGGGTACTGGAAGAGAATCTGCCCGTGGAAGTCTGGACCTGGGCACAATGGTTCGCCGCCCGACGCGAGGGGAGTATCAACCGTCTGCTGCCTTTGTGCCGTCTGCCCCTGGGACGACATTACCGTCACCGGACTGCCCGGCAGTGGGAAGGCGCCAAGACCTGTAATCTCTCCGCCTGGAAGGCAGACCTGCTCGCCGTGAATGGCTTCGACGAAGACTACACCGGCTGGGGCATGGAAGATTCCGACCTCGTCCTGCGTCTGATCCGTAACGGAGTGTTTCACAAAGACGCCCGTTTTGCAGCCCCCGTGTTTCACCTCTGGCACCCGGAGAATTCGCGGGATCAACTGGAAGAAAATCAGCGGCGACTCAAACAGTTGATCGAGACCGATCGCATTCAGGCTCGCATTGGCATCGCTCAGGCACGAACTGCCTGAACCCGAATCTCGTCTGCGCCGTTACGGCGTTTCTTTGCGGAAAATCTCGACGAAGAAGGCACCCCGTGAGACGCCATTCCCTTCATCCAGCCAGGTCTGCAGCTTCTTCTGTCCCTTCGTCAGGTCCAGGGTGAAGGTCGTGGAAAGATCGCCTTCATCGATGTCCTGCTGCAGTTTCTGATCACCAATCTGGATCCGGGCGACACCCTTTTTCAGTGGATGATGGGCCGATTCCGGTCGGCATCGCAGGGTGATTTCATACGTGCCGGGCGCTTCTACGTTGACAATCCAGAAGCCGTTGGCAATCGGGTTCTTCGCGATCTGCTGATGATTCCAGGGGACCTGTTGAATCGGAGCGTGCCAGTCGTGACAAGTCAGGTGGGCTGGGTTCTCAAACCGGGAACCGACGCCGATCGCCACGTATTCAGTGAAGCGGGGCTTCAGGCTCTCCCACCACTTTTCGTATTCCGCAGACAGATACTTCACCACGCCGGGAAATTCGGACGCAATGTTCTTGGTCTGACCGGGATCGTGTTGGATGTCATACAACTCCGTCTGGTTTACCAGTCGCCAGCGCTCGGTCATCACCGAAGATTTCCGCCACTTCTCCGGCGTCTCAATCCGTTGAGAGTGGACGATCAGAGTCCGATTACGCAACGCGTCTTTCTTCCCCTTGAGGATAGGCACCAGGCTCGTGCCGTCCAGCTTGAGTTCGCTGGAGATCGTCAGGTGACAGAGTTCGGCCAGTGTGGGGAGGATGTCAATATGAGCCGAGAGCTGGGTGATATCCCGCCCCCCGTCCAGTTTGCCGGCCGGCCAGCGAATAAAACAGGGAACGCGATGTCCGCCGTCGTATTCTGAACCCTTCGTACCCCGCATGCCCGCGTTAAAACCGGGCCACGATTCCAGCACGATCGGTTTGCCTTTGGAAAGCCGTCGCTGCTGTTTCTTGGAAAGGTCTTCCGGCTGGGGACGTTTAAAACCGGCTGCGGTGCCGTTATCGGTCATGAAGATTAGGATCGTGTTCTCATCGAGTCCCCAATCTTTGAGACGTCGTTCCAGCAGTCCCATGTTTTCATCGATGTTGGTGATCATGCCGTAAAAGGCGGCCATCTGCTTTGACACACCTTTCCGCTCGTAAGGAGCGCTGTATTTGGGATCAACCAGGTACGGACTGTGAGGGGCATTGGTCGAGATGTAAGCAAAGAACGGTTCCGACTTGTTCGTCTCGATGAAGTTCAGCGCTTCCTGGAACCAGACGTCCGTGCAATAGCCTTTGAATTTTTCCGGCTTGCCGTTCCGCAGGTAAGTGTCGTCGAAGTAATCGTTCTGCCAGTAGTCCGGCGTCTGTGTGACTCCCCCGCCGCCATGCTGCACGACGGTTTCAAATCCCTGGTCCTGGGGACGCAGCGGATAATTGTCACCGAGGTGCCATTTCCCGAACATGCCGGTCTTGTAGCCGTTACTCTGCATCACTTCAGCCAGGGTGACCTCATTGGTATTCATCAGCGAGCGACCCATGATCGTATGCCAGACGCCGGTCCGCGTGGAGTAATGTCCGGTCATCAAAGCAGAGCGGGTCGGCGCACAGGTCGGGTCGACATGGAAGTTGGTCAGATGCAGACTCTGGCGATACAGTTGATCCAGGTTTGGCGTCTGGATCATCTTGTTCCCATGCGCGGCGATATCCCCGTATCCCTGATCATCTGTGATGACCAGAACAACGTTCGGCTTTCTGGTGTCGGTACTGTCAGCGCGACAGTCGGTGAAGGTGACCAGTAGCAGCAGGGTGCAGGTCACAAGCTGAAAAATCGCTCGCATAGGGTGCTCGTTGAGGTCTCTCTGTTCGGAATGTCATTCAGATATAAATCGATTTAGTGCGAATAGCCCGGTCCTATTTTAACTGGCACCGTGAGAGATGGGTAGCAATAATTTAACATGTCTTAGATTTCAACTCCCGTTAGAGGGTTTATGTTGGTTGTACTGTCCCGATTCCCGCCGGGAAGGCCAAAAAGGACGCCGGGCGATCATTTCCTTTTGATTCCCCAGTTCGCTATGATGGGCCGGAATTAAATCAAAGAACCTGAAAGGTCTACGACCGGGAGCGTCCGCCGGGTCGGTTTGATATCAATATTCTCTGATGACTGAAAAGAGCTATGGAAGCTGGTATTGTTGGCCTGCCGAATGTAGGTAAATCAACGTTATTCAACGCCTTAACGGCGGCGGGGATCGCAAGCGAGAACTATCCCTTCTGTACGATTGAACCCAACGTGGGGATCGTCAATGTCCCCGATCCCCGGCTGGATATCATTCATAAATACATTACCACCGACAAAGTCATCCCCGCCATTCTCAGGCTGGTCGACATTGCCGGTATCGTGCGGGGGGCCTCCGAGGGCGAAGGGCTGGGAAATAAGTTCCTCTCTCACATTCGCAACGTAGATGCCATTCTGCACGTGGTCCGCTGTTTCGAGAACAGCGACGTGATCCACGTCGAAGGCAAGGTCGACCCGATCAGCGACATCGAAACCATCGATATGGAACTGATGCTGGCTGATATGCAGACGGTCGATTCTGCGAAAGATAAGGCCGCCAAAACCGCCCGCTCCGGGAATGCCGAAGCCAAAATGCGGCTGGCCGTCCTGGAAACCTGCGCAGAACGACTGGCGGAAGAAAAACCGCTCCGCGGGCTGACCTTTGATGATCCGGAAAAACGGAAAA
This window harbors:
- a CDS encoding arylsulfatase, with the translated sequence MRAIFQLVTCTLLLLVTFTDCRADSTDTRKPNVVLVITDDQGYGDIAAHGNKMIQTPNLDQLYRQSLHLTNFHVDPTCAPTRSALMTGHYSTRTGVWHTIMGRSLMNTNEVTLAEVMQSNGYKTGMFGKWHLGDNYPLRPQDQGFETVVQHGGGGVTQTPDYWQNDYFDDTYLRNGKPEKFKGYCTDVWFQEALNFIETNKSEPFFAYISTNAPHSPYLVDPKYSAPYERKGVSKQMAAFYGMITNIDENMGLLERRLKDWGLDENTILIFMTDNGTAAGFKRPQPEDLSKKQQRRLSKGKPIVLESWPGFNAGMRGTKGSEYDGGHRVPCFIRWPAGKLDGGRDITQLSAHIDILPTLAELCHLTISSELKLDGTSLVPILKGKKDALRNRTLIVHSQRIETPEKWRKSSVMTERWRLVNQTELYDIQHDPGQTKNIASEFPGVVKYLSAEYEKWWESLKPRFTEYVAIGVGSRFENPAHLTCHDWHAPIQQVPWNHQQIAKNPIANGFWIVNVEAPGTYEITLRCRPESAHHPLKKGVARIQIGDQKLQQDIDEGDLSTTFTLDLTKGQKKLQTWLDEGNGVSRGAFFVEIFRKETP
- the ychF gene encoding redox-regulated ATPase YchF, with translation MEAGIVGLPNVGKSTLFNALTAAGIASENYPFCTIEPNVGIVNVPDPRLDIIHKYITTDKVIPAILRLVDIAGIVRGASEGEGLGNKFLSHIRNVDAILHVVRCFENSDVIHVEGKVDPISDIETIDMELMLADMQTVDSAKDKAAKTARSGNAEAKMRLAVLETCAERLAEEKPLRGLTFDDPEKRKIFKGYQFLTAKPVLYLANVDEDDLQGESELVQRVRARAEEEGGEVVVVCGRLEAEIAELDEADRNEMLESVGLEEPALAAVARAAYHTLGLQSYFTAGKIEIRAWTIPIGATGPQAAGVIHSDFERGFIRAEIFSVTDLEQYQSEKAIREAGKLRVEGKEYVMQDGDICHFLFNV
- a CDS encoding glycosyltransferase family 2 protein, yielding MAGLAVVITTYNWPTALEAVLAGYLSQQRAPDELLIADDGSRDETRTVIEAFQATAPFTVKHIWHPDEGFRAGAIRNRAIEAAEADYIVFTDGDCIPAPWFLAQHEQLAEAGWFLSGNRVLLSESFSKRVLEENLPVEVWTWAQWFAARREGSINRLLPLCRLPLGRHYRHRTARQWEGAKTCNLSAWKADLLAVNGFDEDYTGWGMEDSDLVLRLIRNGVFHKDARFAAPVFHLWHPENSRDQLEENQRRLKQLIETDRIQARIGIAQARTA
- a CDS encoding glycosyltransferase family 2 protein, with translation MSLSVIVIVKNEESTIRECLASVAWADEIIVLDSGSTDQTVAICKEYTEHVYETDWPGFGPQKNRALEYASNEWVLSIDADERISYDLQTEIKRVIQMPKRYDAYSMPRRSNYCGRYMKHSGWWPDHVVRLFRRGKAEFSDDLVHERIVVQGRVGKLKEPIIHESLLTLEQILNTMNSYSTAGAKMMAEEQQQASLCKAICHGTWTFIRTYFLRAGFLDGKEGFMLAISNAEGTYYRYLKLMVLNREKQEEL